A single genomic interval of Mangifera indica cultivar Alphonso chromosome 5, CATAS_Mindica_2.1, whole genome shotgun sequence harbors:
- the LOC123215556 gene encoding BTB/POZ domain-containing protein At1g67900, whose product MKFMKLGSRPDTFYTADSLRSVSSEVSSDLIIQVRGSRYLLHKFPLFSKCLRLQRQCSESPETPQYHRVQLHDFPGGVEAFELCAKFCYGITITLSAYNIVAARCAAEYLQMTEDVEKGNLIYKLEVFFNSCILHGWRDSIVTLQTTKAFPLLSEDLGITSRCIEAIASKVLTHPSKVSLSHSYSRRGRDDISCNGTESQRHKPASSKGWWAEDMAELGIDLYWRTMIAIKSGGKIPSNLIGDALKIYASRWLPNISRNGNINNPEASDSDSDSANEGTSKHRLLLESIISLLPAEKGAVSCGFLLKLLKAANILNASSSSKTELARRIGLQLEEATVSDLLIPSSSHSNDNLYDVDIVMTILEQFMSQGQSPPTSPPRSKLGFERRRSRSAENIDFELQESRRSSSASHGSKLKVAKLVDGYLQEIARDMNLPLSKFITIAEAIPDFARLDHDDLYRAIDIYLKTHLGLSKSERKRLCRILDCKKLSVEACMHAARNELLPLRVVVQVLFFEQARAAMAGGKVTELPSNIKALLVGHNIDPSRPPTALSTSSTIAAEDQWSISGLKSPKSRLSTLRMKLAEDDLDENDLNPDAVGRASKFKAFCALPTRPKKMFSKLLSINRNGSEKN is encoded by the exons ATGAAGTTTATGAAACTTGGATCTCGGCCAGATACCTTCTACACTGCTGATTCTTTAAG GTCAGTCTCTTCCGAAGTCTCTAGTGATCTCATAATTCAAGTGAGAGGAAGTAGATATCTACTTcacaag TTTCCTTTGTTCTCCAAGTGTTTGCGGCTGCAGAGGCAATGTTCTGAGTCACCTGAAACCCCACAATATCACAGAGTCCAACTTCATGATTTTCCTGGTGGTGTTGAGGCTTTTGAACTCTGTGCAAAATTTTGTTATGGGATTACAATCACTCTCAGTGCCTACAATATTGTAGCTGCACGATGTGCAGCTGAATATTTGCAGATGACTGAAGATGTTGAGAAGGGGAACTTAATATACAAGCTCGAGGTTTTCTTCAATTCCTGCATCCTTCATGGGTGGAGGGACTCCATTGTAACCCTTCAGACCACAAAAGCTTTTCCTTTATTGTCAGAGGATCTTGGAATCACAAGCAGATGCATTGAAGCAATTGCTTCCAAAGTCCTAACTCATCCCTCAAAGGTGAGTTTGTCCCACAGTTATTCTAGGAGGGGTAGAGACGATATTTCTTGCAATGGAACTGAGAGCCAGAGGCATAAACCAGCAAGTAGCAAAGGTTGGTGGGCAGAAGATATGGCAGAATTAGGCATAGACCTTTATTGGAGAACCATGATAGCCATTAAATCTGGTGGAAAGATACCCTCTAACCTCATCGGCGATGCATTGAAAATCTATGCATCTAGATGGCTACCTAACATTTCAAGAAATGGGAATATCAATAACCCAGAAGCATCAGACTCAGATTCAGATTCAGCCAATGAGGGCACCTCAAAGCATAGGCTGCTTTTGGAATCAATAATAAGCTTACTCCCGGCAGAGAAAGGTGCTGTTTCTTGTGGTTTCCTTCTTAAACTCTTGAAGGCAGCCAATATTCTTAAtgcttcctcttcttcaaaGACAGAATTGGCTAGAAGAATTGGACTTCAGTTAGAAGAAGCAACAGTCAGTGACCTATTGATACCGTCTTCATCACACTCAAATGATAATCTATATGATGTGGACATAGTTATGACAATATTAGAACAGTTCATGTCACAGGGGCAGAGTCCCCCAACTAGCCCACCAAGATCAAAACTTGGGTTTGAAAGGAGAAGGTCCAGGTCTgcagaaaatattgattttgaattgcAAGAGAGTAGAAGATCTTCTTCAGCATCACATGGTTCAAAACTAAAGGTGGCAAAGCTTGTGGATGGGTATCTACAAGAGATTGCTAGAGATATGAATTTGCCTCTGTCAAAGTTCATTACAATTGCTGAGGCCATACCGGATTTCGCCAGGCTCGACCATGATGATCTCTACAGAGCAATTGACATTTATCTCAAG ACACATCTAGGCCTAAGTAAGAGTGAAAGGAAAAGATTGTGCCGGATCCTCGACTGTAAAAAATTATCTGTGGAGGCATGTATGCATGCTGCAAGAAATGAGTTACTCCCGCTAAGAGTAGTGGTACAAGTTCTGTTCTTTGAGCAAGCACGAGCTGCCATGGCTGGTGGCAAAGTGACTGAGCTGCCTAGCAACATAAAGGCACTGCTAGTGGGGCACAATATCGACCCTTCGAGGCCTCCCACAGCATTAAGCACCAGTAGCACCATTGCAGCAGAGGACCAGTGGAGTATTTCAGGCCTTAAATCTCCAAAGTCTAGACTTTCAACTTTACGTATGAAGCTGGCTGAAGATGAtttggatgaaaatgatttgaaCCCAGATGCAGTTGGTAGAGCTTCTAAGTTTAAGGCTTTCTGTGCTCTTCCCACTCGACCCAAAAAGATGTTCAGTAAGTTGTTGTCAATCAATAGAAATGGCAGCGAAAAGAATTGA